DNA sequence from the Amycolatopsis sp. Hca4 genome:
GTCCGGTTCCCCCACCGCTGGACCTCCGCCGGGGTCAGCGTCGACACCGAGTTCACCGGCGGCCACCTGCTGCACCTCGCCGCGGCCGGGTGCGTCCTCAACGACCTGTACCGCGAGGCCGACCGGCTCGGCATCGAGCTGGCCGGCGTGCGGGTGACGGCCACCGGCGGGTTCGACACGGCGACGTGGGCGTCGACCGGCATCACCTACTCGGTCGAGCTGGACTCGGCGGCCACCGCCGAAGAGCTCGAGCGGCTGCTCGCAGTGGTCGACGACGTCGCCGAGATCCCGCGGGCCCTGCGGGCTGGACCGCCGGTGCGGCGCGCACCCTGAACCACCACCGCCGCGGCGACGAACCCCGGCAGGTTTGCGACGCCTTGATCGCCAAGTGCCAGTCATGGCCGATTCCCCGCCGGTTTGATCGACTCGCGATCGGGGCAGTTGGCGACAAGAGCACCCGATCGAGGAGGTTTCGATGGCCGAACGGCGTTGGCACTTCATCCCGGAAACCGCTGCGCTGTGCTGGATCTTCCTGGGCGTGGGAGCGGTTTTGCTCGTGTCGAGCATTCTCAGCCTGACCGGCACGGACAGCCGGGCGCCCGTCCTGACGGTGATCGCGGCGGTGGCCGCGGTGGCCCTGATCGGCATGTCCGTGGTCGGCCTGGTCCGCCCGAAACTGCGCGGCCGCTGACCGGCCGGGTCCCGCTGCGGCGGCGGGACCCGACCGGAATCCCTCACAGCTCCTGGTGATCCGCGTGCTCGACCCGGGCCTCCGGCA
Encoded proteins:
- a CDS encoding OsmC family protein, which gives rise to MAFDVVAGAGSLLSGTGVRFPHRWTSAGVSVDTEFTGGHLLHLAAAGCVLNDLYREADRLGIELAGVRVTATGGFDTATWASTGITYSVELDSAATAEELERLLAVVDDVAEIPRALRAGPPVRRAP